The DNA sequence TCCAAACTTCCACAATACCCATAATGTTCGATCCGAATGGTGCACCGGTGAAGCGAAACTTTGTCCAAGTCGAAGACCTTGTTGAAGCTATTCTTTTGTCCATCGATCACCCCAAAGCCCGTCAACAGTTGTTTAATATCTGTATGGACGAGCCGGTGGATTACAGTGAAGTGGGCAATTATTTATCTAGTACCCGAAATCTTCCTACAATTGATGTGCCCACGGATTATCATTCTACATGGTTAGATAACACAAAAGCGAAATCGCTTCTCGGCTGGCGACCCCATTACGATTTGTCTCGTTTGATAGAAAGCGCCTGGAATTACGTCAGAGAAAGCGACGATCCGCGCAAGACCTGGTATCCCGGTTAATCCTAATTGCCGCAGTTGAAGGGCATAAAAGGATTTAAGGTGTTATAGTTAAGCGAGTAGCTCGTTCCGAGACCGAATGTCGACTAAGGGACAGCTACATAACAATTAATTCAAATAATCACCGATGATATATTCGACATTTTCCTACTCTGGATCTGCGTTTATACCAGTTCATCCGTGGTTGTTTTTCTTTAAAACATGAGGGTTCTCGTCTGCTTCGAAAGGTATAACAGACGGAACGGCCGTCGTTTCATTTATCTTGGGTCTGATACTCCCAAAATTACTTCGGCTTTGGTAGGGACGCCTCGCCGAGGTGTCCGAGGATTATGTTTCCAAAATTGCGGACAGCCCGCTTGTCCTGAGGATCTCGAATGGGGAGATCCTTCCCTAGCTTCAAATACCTCGAAGCTGTCTAGCTCCATGAATCTATACTCTTCACTAGACGATTTCCCGCATGGAAACAGTCTGCCGGTTTGTTGCATATAGGCACGGTACTCATCTCCAAATTGTTCGCACATCAATTGTTCCTCACGAGGGGTGCGAATAATATACATCGCTGCAAAAGCGGGCACGACCAACCAACCAGCCAACCAATTCTGTAGCAGCATACCTTGGCCAAAGGCCCACAGCCAGATGGATAAGTACATCGGGTGGCGAACGAACCGGTATACACCGCGAATGATCAATTCATGGTTCTCGCGGAGTTCCAAGCTTACCGACCAGTTCTGACCAAGATCTGCGTGGGACCGCCAGAATAACCAGAGCGAAGCGAAAATGGTCACGGCACCCACAGACAGCACGGGTGTTGGAAGCCGGTAATCTGCAAAATCCAGCAAGGGTGTAAACAGATACAGCAACGGCAGCAGAAAGGTTCCTGGGACCATTCCAGCAATCAGCATCTTTTCAAGCCGGTCCATACGACGAACCGCTTTTTTCTCGGGTTTCGTTCGTTCAATGAATACGTGTCGAGTCCAATAGAAAACAATGAACGCTACAAAGAAAACGATGTTCCAGGGTTCAAGGATGTTCATTGCTGATTTGGATTCAGATTTGCGTAACAAGACCTACCTATATTCCGCCCTCGGGTTTAAATTTTGCAGAAGAGCCAGGAATTGAAAGTAGTTCGACTCGAAGACCTGTATTGCCCCGTGCCTGACGATCAATTCGGACTGTCAACGTCCTGCGACCCTTCATCATAACGATAGGATCAGCCAAGGAGGAAATTTCCTTATCATCCACAAACAGCTTCAGTCCCTTTGCGCTGTTGAGCTTCAATTTTAATTCACCCGGAACCAACATTTCCAAATAACCACGCGTGTAAACAATATCAGTATCACCCAAATCCGAAACGGGTAATTCCCCATCAACCTTACTGTAGGCAGTTGCCCATGGAGCACTTTCGGCAGGCCAATTTTCATTGAGCGATGAAGCGACACTCCATTTGCGAATAACCGGACTTTCGTCATTTTCGTAAGGGCCAGGTTGTCCGAGTAGGGAAATAAATTTGGCGAGATCTAGAAATTCCTGACGACTCTTCAATTGATCCACAAGCCCGGTAGGCATAAGCGAGGGCATCAACGTTCGCTTCCCGATGTTAGCCACCGGCAGCACGATTTCTCGCCCGGCTTGTGAAGAATCCTGAATGATTACTTCCAGTTCGTTTTGAAAGGTAATGACGCCCATATGCGCTGAACCGTCGGCCATGGTGAACAACAGGTTTTCGTAATGCTCGGCAATCGAAGCATTGGGCTCAAGGATGGCTTCAATCATGTAACTGGTAGATGCAGCAGTGCCGACAGCTACCAGGTTGGGTCCAATGGTTGGACCGACAGAACCGATAGCATGACAGCTCATGCAGGCTACTTCGGTTCTACGATAGATCAATTCCCCCCGCGCCGCTATACCAAAACGATCGACGTCAGCAGTGAGTGCATTCCTATCTTCTTTTAGCAGGAGTGACGAAATTGATTCTCCACTTGTCTTCAAAAATACATCCTGTAGGCGTTTCGGAAGTTGTCCCGTTTGGCGATGGTAGGTGGCAACCGTTGCCATGACCTTCGGGTGGATCGAAACACCCGCAAGTGAATCCGCGAGTACCGAATCGCCCCTTCGCATTGTGGTAAAGCTTTTAACCAAGGCTACCGGATCGGCATTACCTGGATCATCCATCAGCACATGGGCAACCTCAACTTTGGCATCTTCCAAATCCGCCACGGCTAGTCCGGTCACGGCATGATAGCGTGTTTCAATATCACCCTCCTTGGCTAAAGTTTTGAGTTGGTTCACAAACCTGGTTTGACCTAGCTGACCAAGCGCGACAGCTGCGGCTACGCGAACGGAGGAAGTCCGGGTTTTATCGAGTAGTATATTTGATAACTCCTCTCCCGCTTCACTGAATTTCCAGCTTCCCAGACTGGAGGCGACGCCAGCCGCGATTTCGTCATTTGAATTTGAGAGCCCTGCCAAAAGTCCGGAGAAATAACGCCCTGGTTCCTGCATTCCTTGTGCGCCTATTTTCTGTAATTCTGTTAATAAAGCAACGGCAGCTGCATCGGAAGGAATACCACCCTGCCCGATTGCATTGACCAAAATTCTGAGAAGTTTGTTACTGGGTGCTGCCGAGAATTGTTTGCGCACCTCGTTGATTTCTGTGGTTGATGGATTGGCCGCCTTTAATAAAGCAGTCAGGCGTTTGTCCAAACCGATACCAGCGGATTGTTCAGCAAAGAGTTGGTGTTTGGGATCGTTGAATCTCAGGGTCTGCTGTTCCATAGCAGGAATGTAATACGGCTCCAGCGCGGTCATCATGGATGGAATGGTCACTTCAATAAATTTGTCCTGATCGTGATTCAATACGTTCAGAGCAGCTGGAAGCGACTCAGCTTCTGGAATGTAACCAGCGGACAAAACAGCCTCCATGCGTGCACGAGGAAAAGGATCGTCGGCCAGGTGAGCAATCATACCAACGGGATCGGTCAGTTGTTCATACCAGTAACGAATAATCCGGGCACCTGCCGACCGGGCGTGTCCGTCCTTTGCATGGATGACCTTGGTAAGAATCGACTCGCTCACTCGCTCAACATTTTGACAGGCCCACATCGCTTCAACCAGGTGATGCTCGTAACGCGCGTCATTGGGATTGAGTGAATCCACCCAACTTTCAACCGCCTGCAATACTTGGTCGGGATTCTGCTCACTCAGCTCCTTGCGCGCTTGGTGACGATTCCAGGTTTGAGGACTGCTCAGTTGCTCAACCAAAGATTCTGTGGATGCCCCTACCAACTTTGGTTTCTCGACCAGAGGTCGATCCTTGTAGGTGATCCGCCAGATGCGTCCGTGCTCATGGTCGCGACGAGGATCACGGAAATCGTGTTGGGCGTGATTAATGATGGAGTTGTACCAGTCGGCCACATAAATCGCGCCATCGGGACCGATCTTGCAGTCGACGGGGCGAAAGTTCGGATGCTTGGAAGTTAATAGTGGTTCCAGTACGTTAGCGGAATAACCAGCTCCGTCTTCAATAAATTCATAACGTACAATCGAACGACTTTTAAAACGGCAAGTTAGTAGCTGCCCCTGAATATCGTCAGGCAAATGGGTTCCTGTTACCAGATCGCCGCCGCATTGTTTTTCCGTACTGATCAAAGGTGGAACACGGGTGTTCTCTTTGAAAGCGCCGGTGCCAGGACTCAAATACAGGATGCGAGGATTGTTCACCATAAACGACTGTCCCCATTCATCAAATACATGGCCCCATGGATTACCGCCTGTGCCTTTGCAGAAGACCTTCAACTCTCCGGTGCGTGGATTGAATTGATAAACTCCACCATTATAGTTTCGCACAATCCCGTGCTGCGTTTCCACTTGAGCATGTAAAAATATGCCCTCTTGAAAATAAAGCCACCCATCCGGACCACGGCGCCAGGCACTGATTGAGTGATGATTGTCTTCAATGCCAAAACCGGTAAGAGCGAGCTCCTTCACATCGGCCACATCATCTCCATTGGTGTCTTTTAAAAAGTAGACGTCTGGTGACTGACCGACGTAACAACCACCATTAGCCAGTTCGATACCCGTTGGCAGGTAAAGACCGTCTGCAAATACCGTGGATTTATCAGCCACTCCATCGTTGTCAGTATCTTCGAGGATAATGATCTTATCGTCAGCCACCTGACCGGGTTGAATTTGCGGATAAGACCATGAGCAAGCCACCCAGAGACGACCACGGGAATCCCACACCATATGAATCGGATTGGCCAACATGGGATCCGCGGCAAAGAGATTGACCTCATAACCTGGGAGCAACTCGAAGTTTTCCAATTCAGAGGCAGGATCATGATTGTTCAGTAGGTCAAGATCAGCGCCTTGAAGATTGGCTGTTTTAATCCCATCTGGGCTCTGAGCCGAGACTTCCGAGAGAAAAAATGAAGATATGAAGAGGGAGAGAATAAACACTTTCATGACAATAATCCTTTGGCTCAGAGTGTGGGCGCAATAATCGGCATTGCGGAGACGCAATAGCCCTACCTTCGAATTGGAAATTGGTAGGACAAGAGCATCCCTGCACTTCCGCTGCATTATCAAAAATACCTTGTTGTTCATTTATTAAAAATTAATTGGTGAGCTTGGTGTCGGGAACCAATTGCCACTCCCGGGTTTTTCGCTCGGGTTGATTGCGCAAGGCACCATCCTTCTGCTTGGTAAGCTCGTTGAATTCGATGATCTCCTGCGGCAACGCCCTTCCACTTGAGGAGTTGCGACGCTCACCCACGATATGTACCTGGTTAAGGGCTTTCCAGCTGTAGATAAACTGAGTGTTCTTATCAATCACAGCAGATCGATAGTCTTCCACCTCCTCGTGAGCCGGAGATGTATCAATAGGCACACCTGCTGCCCATTCTTCGTGGGTGGCGGTGGCCACGGGTTTTCCATCCACCATTAAAGAATATTCTCCGGGCTCCAGATTCTCTATGACCAGGGTGTCGCGATACCCGGAGAGCATTCCCGGCATGCCACGCTCTACAGGAGGTGGCAGAGACGGATGAGAGTTCTCCTTCACTTCGAAACTAAAATTCTGACCAGCTAAATTAAAGCGAGACAGCTCCACCCCATTGGCACTGACCGCGCCCGTCTTGGCGTCGATGTGCAAGCGCCAGGGTTCAGGCCGCTTCGAATCCATACGCATGAGCTGCTCATAAATGAGGTTACTCACCGCCCAATAACCGAAGCTATTTAAGTGAATGCCATTGATCGTATACTGAGAATCTTCGTTATCATCAAAGAGTTTACTGGTCGGTGTAAACAAATCCACATACGGAATAGTTTCCTCCATTGCCACGTTCATCATGGCTTCGGCGTATTGGTTAAGATCCCGGTTCCGGGACTGCCAATTAGGGGTTAAGGTCCCCAGGTTTTCATAAGCGATGGGCGATACCAATATCAAGCGCACGTCGGACTCATCGTTGTATTGCTTACCCCGGTGAGAATCGATGAAAGATAGAAGATCCTTTTTAAAATTCTCCAGTCCCTTATCTCCTGCAAACGATTCAGACATTCCAAAACAGGCAATAATGACATCGGTTTCGTGATCCCTGAGAGTGGATTCTTCGGTTGGGAAATTAGTGGGCCGATCGCGAACCGTGAGGGTATCCCCTGCCCAACCAAGATTGCGCAAGGAAATCGGATCCTCTTCAAATTCCTGAAGCAGGAGGGTTTCCAGGTAACCATTATTGCGCAGTTGATCAGCAAAGGTATTACCAACGATGGCGATATGATCTCCCGGCCCAATCTGGCCACTGGCAAATGTACTGATGCCTAAAAGAATTATGAACGAGCAGAGAGGAACACGAAACTTGTTTGACGATTTCATTACCGGGACTACTTATCCGCGCGCTTGATATTCCAAGTGGAGATCTTTGTATCTGGGCCGGGCAATGGTTTATCCACCGCCCAGAATACGCTGTTAACCAGCATGCGATTAAACGACTCCTCGGCAAAATCCGCTGGGTGTCCAAATGAAGTGCAAAACACTTTTCCGCCCCATTCATTCTCCCAGGCCCACGCTACAATATCCGATTCCAATGTGCTGGTGATCAAAGGTCCGAATTCCTTTTGCAACAGACGGCTATTGCCTTCACCCGTTCCCGTAACGAGAGGAATGCTTCCGCCTTCGAGACGCGTAAGGTAAAGCGTTCCCTCCGATTCCCAGTTGGTCTTTGTGATGTTGGCCATGATCGGGTGCGTAAGAGCCTTCTCAATAACAGAGATCCTCGTGGCACTGGATTGATGCACGACATAGGGTGTACCCAACACACGGCGTCCAAATCCGTCATTCCATTCGTAACGGGAATGACCCTTTGGAAATTTAAACGAGTGGTTTGCCGTGCGGAGCCCAATGACAGGTTTTCCGGATTTAA is a window from the Verrucomicrobiota bacterium genome containing:
- a CDS encoding protein-S-isoprenylcysteine O-methyltransferase, whose protein sequence is MNILEPWNIVFFVAFIVFYWTRHVFIERTKPEKKAVRRMDRLEKMLIAGMVPGTFLLPLLYLFTPLLDFADYRLPTPVLSVGAVTIFASLWLFWRSHADLGQNWSVSLELRENHELIIRGVYRFVRHPMYLSIWLWAFGQGMLLQNWLAGWLVVPAFAAMYIIRTPREEQLMCEQFGDEYRAYMQQTGRLFPCGKSSSEEYRFMELDSFEVFEAREGSPHSRSSGQAGCPQFWKHNPRTPRRGVPTKAEVILGVSDPR
- a CDS encoding HEAT repeat domain-containing protein; the encoded protein is MKVFILSLFISSFFLSEVSAQSPDGIKTANLQGADLDLLNNHDPASELENFELLPGYEVNLFAADPMLANPIHMVWDSRGRLWVACSWSYPQIQPGQVADDKIIILEDTDNDGVADKSTVFADGLYLPTGIELANGGCYVGQSPDVYFLKDTNGDDVADVKELALTGFGIEDNHHSISAWRRGPDGWLYFQEGIFLHAQVETQHGIVRNYNGGVYQFNPRTGELKVFCKGTGGNPWGHVFDEWGQSFMVNNPRILYLSPGTGAFKENTRVPPLISTEKQCGGDLVTGTHLPDDIQGQLLTCRFKSRSIVRYEFIEDGAGYSANVLEPLLTSKHPNFRPVDCKIGPDGAIYVADWYNSIINHAQHDFRDPRRDHEHGRIWRITYKDRPLVEKPKLVGASTESLVEQLSSPQTWNRHQARKELSEQNPDQVLQAVESWVDSLNPNDARYEHHLVEAMWACQNVERVSESILTKVIHAKDGHARSAGARIIRYWYEQLTDPVGMIAHLADDPFPRARMEAVLSAGYIPEAESLPAALNVLNHDQDKFIEVTIPSMMTALEPYYIPAMEQQTLRFNDPKHQLFAEQSAGIGLDKRLTALLKAANPSTTEINEVRKQFSAAPSNKLLRILVNAIGQGGIPSDAAAVALLTELQKIGAQGMQEPGRYFSGLLAGLSNSNDEIAAGVASSLGSWKFSEAGEELSNILLDKTRTSSVRVAAAVALGQLGQTRFVNQLKTLAKEGDIETRYHAVTGLAVADLEDAKVEVAHVLMDDPGNADPVALVKSFTTMRRGDSVLADSLAGVSIHPKVMATVATYHRQTGQLPKRLQDVFLKTSGESISSLLLKEDRNALTADVDRFGIAARGELIYRRTEVACMSCHAIGSVGPTIGPNLVAVGTAASTSYMIEAILEPNASIAEHYENLLFTMADGSAHMGVITFQNELEVIIQDSSQAGREIVLPVANIGKRTLMPSLMPTGLVDQLKSRQEFLDLAKFISLLGQPGPYENDESPVIRKWSVASSLNENWPAESAPWATAYSKVDGELPVSDLGDTDIVYTRGYLEMLVPGELKLKLNSAKGLKLFVDDKEISSLADPIVMMKGRRTLTVRIDRQARGNTGLRVELLSIPGSSAKFKPEGGI
- a CDS encoding SGNH/GDSL hydrolase family protein, giving the protein MKSSNKFRVPLCSFIILLGISTFASGQIGPGDHIAIVGNTFADQLRNNGYLETLLLQEFEEDPISLRNLGWAGDTLTVRDRPTNFPTEESTLRDHETDVIIACFGMSESFAGDKGLENFKKDLLSFIDSHRGKQYNDESDVRLILVSPIAYENLGTLTPNWQSRNRDLNQYAEAMMNVAMEETIPYVDLFTPTSKLFDDNEDSQYTINGIHLNSFGYWAVSNLIYEQLMRMDSKRPEPWRLHIDAKTGAVSANGVELSRFNLAGQNFSFEVKENSHPSLPPPVERGMPGMLSGYRDTLVIENLEPGEYSLMVDGKPVATATHEEWAAGVPIDTSPAHEEVEDYRSAVIDKNTQFIYSWKALNQVHIVGERRNSSSGRALPQEIIEFNELTKQKDGALRNQPERKTREWQLVPDTKLTN
- a CDS encoding ThuA domain-containing protein, encoding MTPEIVIKWICILLSVFVLSNPANADHHKPHVVLVAGTLHYSPELTMPIFAKELERLGFETTVVMGEGDPEKKTKNVLPGIEALADADVAIFFCRFLNLPDEEWQPIEDYFKSGKPVIGLRTANHSFKFPKGHSRYEWNDGFGRRVLGTPYVVHQSSATRISVIEKALTHPIMANITKTNWESEGTLYLTRLEGGSIPLVTGTGEGNSRLLQKEFGPLITSTLESDIVAWAWENEWGGKVFCTSFGHPADFAEESFNRMLVNSVFWAVDKPLPGPDTKISTWNIKRADK